CGCGCGCGAAACCGAAGCCTTGGTCACATCGGTAAGCCAGAACGCGACAAACAGTGCTGCGGTTGCACGCGAAACCGTAGAGGCAATGGACTCGATTGCTGCAACGTCGGAGCAGATTACACGGATTACCGGGATGATCGACGATATCGCTTTCCAGACAAATCTGCTCGCCCTCAATGCGGGAGTGGAAGCCGCACGCGCAGGGGAGGCAGGTCGTGGCTTCTCTGTCGTCGCTGCGGAGGTTCGTAGTCTAGCGTTGCGTTCGTCTGAATCCGCTCTTGAAATCAAGACGTTGATTACATCCTCTGGTGCACAGGTTGCACATGGGGTCGATCTTGTGGGCCGTACCAACGACTCCCTCACAACAATCATGGACGCAATCGGCAGCATCTCGGACCATGTGGGCAATATCGCCAAACAGGCAGATGAGCAGTCCAGTGGCATCTCTGAACTGAATGGCGCCATGAGTACGTTGGAAGCGGCGCAGCAGCAGAACGCAGCCATGTGCGAAGAGACCGCTGCGGCTTGTAGTTCGCTGGATCACGAAACCACGAACCTGTCGAGGTTGGTTGCGGCATTCCAATCAGGTGATAGTCGCCAGCCTAACCAGGCCTCACAGCAGGCCAACTATGTGGCGGCAGCCTAGCCTTTACGAGATCACTGGGTATCAACGTCGCAATGACGTAGGTATTGGGCGACGACGAGTTCGGTTTTTTATATCGTTGTCAGGAGCGGCACGTCGTTTGGCGTGCCGCTCCTTGGCGATGTAACGTGCGTTTTGTGGGCGCGTTCACTCTAGATACCGTTGTTACGACCAACCCGATGGGTGGTTTATGCTAGGTATTGACCGCATGGAAACGTTGAAAACCTTGTTGCGTGTCAAATTGACCAAATATTGAGGTTGGTTAGATGCATGACGTCCGAACCGGGGGGCGTCACTCTATTAGTGCTTGATGACTGGGTCGATGCAAAGTGAGTGATCTGCTCTGGGCAAATTCTCTCACCGTGAAGAAGATTCTGGCCAACCGATTTTGGAGCAGACGAATGCGTAATAGCCGTTTCACCGAGGCGAAAATCATCGGGATGATCAAAGAGGAGGAGTTCAATCGCTGTGGAATTGATCTAGCAAATCAATTGTAGTGCCGAACGGGATACCGACAACTGAGGTGGCCCGTCGGCGAGCCGTGGACTGAGCTCGATAGTATCGCTCGAACGCGCGACTATCCCTGCATGGTGGTCAGCGACAATGGGACCGAATTGACGTCGAATGCCATTCTGAAATGGCAGGAAGACCGGAAGGTCGAATGGCATTACATCGCGCCAGGCAAGCCCATGCAGAACGATTTTGTCGAGAGCTTCAATGGCCGCCTCCGAGACGAGTGCCTCAACGAGCACCTGTTTGCCAACCTGCGCCACGTCCGAGAGCTGATCGCGGCCTGGCGTGACGATTACAATCACCATTGCCCCCACACGAGCCTCGACGGGCTCACTTCGTGGGAGTATCACCAACGGTCAATAGAGGACCAAAGACTGAACAGAGCGAACTAATAAGCGCGGACTCCAAGGGGAGCACGTCTGGGGAACAAAATGCCAAAGCGAACGCGCTAGGCGCTTGAGATGTTTGAGGACTCAACGCCTGCTGCGCTTGTCAAGCCCGAGGCCGACGACCAATATAAAATCAAACCCACGGATCCCTCGTCACGAACGAGGGGTCCGTGGGCGGCAGGTCATGAGCGGGCATGCCCGAAGATGTGTCCTGCTGTTTGGTTGACTGCAAACTGGCACGCTGCTTGTAAGTCCCGAGCGAAACTTCGCTTTGGATTCCTTCCATAATCTAGGCCAACTGGGAAGGCGACGCTTAGGTCTCGTGGACTGCCGTGCCGAATGAGCAATACGCTTTAGGGCATCAGGGATCTTATTCTCAGGGAGCACCCCGATTGCTGCTACCGCGAATTCTAGCACGGATTTGCTGCAGGCGATCGCCACCGACCAGAAATATCATTATGAGATACGTTGGGATGGAAACCGCGAACTGCGCCAAGAGCTGTGGCGTGCCGTACATGGGGGGACCTAGTTCACGCAGGGCAAAAAGCGCTATTGCCATCATCGAAACCGAAATTAGGGCAGGTCGCAAGGCGTCGAACAGATAGGTTGCGGCTGATATTTCAAGGATTTGCAATGTTTTGCGCGTCGCAATCGGCCAGAGTAGGAAAGAGATCCCGACCAGTGCAGTCATGATCTGGTTGAGCCCATCGGGTGCGAAGATCAAAATCGCGGCGAAGCCAGAGAGACTGACCACGAGCTCGAAACCGAACCACCACCCAGCATGGCCGGAAAATCGGACCAACGAGGCCTGCATGACCCCAATGCTCATAAGTAGACCCAGCATTGAAAAACATTGGAGTGGGTAGATCGATGCCAGCCATTTACTACCAAAAACAAACGGGATTGCAGTTGGTGCCACAATGATAAATCCGATGAACAACGGAAAGGCTGCGGTCGCGGCGGCAAAACTGGCGAGGATAAACGCTTCGCGTCGCTGCTCTTTCTCGGCCTGTAGGCTTGCAAACAACACGCGTGTCACCGGCAGAAGGGTGCCAGTGGTCAGTTCCTGAAGGATTTCGTTGATACGGCGTGCAAAGAAAAAGACACCGAGGACAGCAGGACCGGCAACGATTCCAAGAAGGATTTGGTTGATTTTGGTCGGTTCAATCATGCGCCCGCCCATGGTGAAAAGGGTAAAGCCGCGCAAATCAGCCAAAGCATTCCGCGACAGTTGCAGGCCAGGACGCCAGTGGGCTGTCGAAAAGGATACAACGCAGCCCACGACGGCCGTGATCACTTGCGCCATGATCAACGCCCAAATCGCATAGCCTTGCAGAACGAGTAACAGACAGCCCGCAGCACCCAACCCATTGGCAAGCGTGGTTCGCAGTGCGATTTTGCGAAACTCCATTCGGCGATTCACCAGCGCGGCGGGGATGTTTCCGAGCGCGATGAACAGAATACGGAGCGATAGAACTGGTAAAATAATTGCGAGGCTGCTGAGGTTGGTCCAGGACGCGATCAGAGGAGCGCCGAACACCAGCCCGCCAATGCAAGCCAAAGCGATCAACATGGTTAACCAAAAAGCACTGTCCAGATGGGCCTGTCGCAGGTCACTGCGTTGTATGATTGCGTCACCGAGTGGCAGTGGCACCAGCGTCATGACCCAGATTACGATAGAGGTGGCAAGCGCCACCGCGCCAAAATCGGCAGGCTCGAGTAGCAGCGAGGTGACGAGAAACACGACCACGGTCAGACCATTGCTGACCATGATATTGACGAACGACCAGAATACGCCAATCAACGCGAGACGGCCGCGGCCCTGCGAGATATGGCTATGTGTCGACGCGTCAGTATTGCTGTCGTGCATTATGCATCTTCCCGGTTTGCATTTAGGGACTGCGATCTTGCGTGGGCCATATGTAGATGGCACCCTCTGTTCCCTCGACTTCTTGGGGATGGTATAGCATAGCTCTTAACGCGGTCTTTACCGTCCGGTGCGCCCGACAACAGATAGGCCGGTGAGAAGGATCAGTTTGATATCAAAACCAAATGTCTGTCTTTGTTGATAGTCGATATCAAAGGATACCCGATCTTCATAGCTTACGTCGTTGCGGCCCGACACTTGCCACAGGCCGGTGATTCCGGGCCTCTGGCTCAAGTAGACTTTGGCGGCCGGGCCGTATTTGCTCAGTTCACATCGTACAATGGGCCGTGGACCGACAAAGCTCATATCACCACGCAACACGTTCCAAACTTGCGGCAGCTCATCCAGACTGCTCCGGCGCAGGAATTGACCGAAGCCGGTGATACGCGGATCGTGGCTGAGCTTGCGATCACGGGCCCATTCCAGAGCGGCAGTGGCATCGGTTTTCAGATGGTCTGTCAGGATATCTTCGGCACCGTGGATCATGGTCCGGATTTTCCAACAAGTGAAAGGGGTTCCATCTTTGCCAATCCGCGTGTGCCCAAAAAAACCAGGGCCGCCATCTCTACGACTGAGCAACCAGAGGCTGGCGATGACCGGTGCCAGCATCGGCAACAGTGCCAAGGCCAGCACGATATCCAACAGGCGTTTCCCGACCGTCGCATAGACGCCGATGCGATCCTGAGCATTTCCACATCCACCGGTTGGCGGGCGCAGGTGGTCCAGATTTGCGAAATCGCTCATGTCTTACCTCAGTCATTTGCCTCGTGGTGCCGACATTCGTGTCGACCGGGTCATCTGTCGTCTTGTGTGACTGTGACCTCTTCCGCTTTTCCTAAGATTTGATTTAAATTCGTGGCAAGAATTTGTCTTAATCAGAGTATTGCTAGGGCTTTGTTGGAAAGTAGAAGCAAATTTCGATCATTCTTTTCGATGCGTTTTGTATGTGTCATGGCAAGATTGGCGTTGGACAGCTGGTTCCCTGCATGGCTCCACCCATTCATGGGTTTGGTAGTTCCTGCGTCGAAAAACAGGATCGTTTGATCGGGAATTGACAGTTTCCGGTCAGCATATTAATTTGAATGATGAAATAAATAATCTGCAAGACACCCGGGATTTTGTGACAGAAGGATTCCCCACAATGTCACCGCCATGTCCAACCCCACCCACAACGCTGCTACAACATTCTCATTTACCTAAAGATGCAGCCCAGCAACTGCGTTGGCTGGACTTGCAAAATGACCACTTGCGGATGCGAGTTCTAAACTTTGGTGCAATCACTGCGCGATTGGATTTACGAAGCGAAGATCATTGGCAACCCATGGTGCTGGGGTATCGTGATGCGGCGGCATACCTTGGCGATCCTTTCTATCTGGGCGCAATCGTTGGCAGGTTGGCCAACCGGGTTGGTGGAGCAAGCTTTCATGTACTGGATCAGCGAATTAGCCTAGATGCGAATGAGGGAACCAACCAATTGCATGGTGGTACAGCAGGTTTGGGGCGCGTATTTTGGGATATTCAGCAGGCAAATGAGGATACCGTTGAGCTGCGGTATGTGTCCGTGGCTGGTGAAAATGGGTATCCTGGTCGGGCCGAGATTATGATGCAAATCAAGCTGTCAGAGAGCGGTGTCACCTATGACATGTCGGCCACTGTTGATCAGGCCACTCCGATCAACCTTGCTCAGCACAATTATTACACGCTGGGCGTCAATGGGGATATCTGGGGGCATCGACTTTATTGCGAGGCTGAACATTATCTGAGACTGCGCCAGGATGGGACACCCACAGGTGAGATGGCGTCAGTTGTGGGTAGCAGGTTTGATTACTCCACGGGTCGAAGCTTTGGTCGGCTGGATCCCATGCGCCAGGGTACGGATACTCATGTGATCTTTCCAAAAGCCGCTGTCAGTACAGGTGCGGATCAGCAGCGCGAAGTCGCCCGTTTGGTTGCTCCGAACGGGATGGGTCTGCGGGTCTGCTCTGACCAGCCTGGGGCGCAGATCTACACCGCCCGTCATTTGGATAGCACGTTGGCTGCGCAGGAACAGCAGCGTTTGCGGCCATTTTCAGCAGTCTGCATCGAACCTCAGGGGTTTCCTGATGCCGTCAATCAGCCTGGTTTTCCTAGCGTTATGGTCCACCCGGATGCGCCTTATCGCCAGAGCCTGACATTGACGTTCACCCAAGGTGAGGATGTGCAGAATGATTGAGCGTTTGGCCATGATCGGGGTGTTTAGCGGTGTGTTGATTTGCGTCAGTGGCGCAGTCGTGGCTGATGGCAGCAGTCAAATTCCAGACCTGGGGCCGCGACCGGAGTTTGCCCCGGTTGATCCGGTGGCGGCGGAGTTGGGGCAGTTGTTGTTCTATGACCCGATCCTGTCAGGCAATCGCAATATCAGCTGTGCCAGCTGTCATCATCCACGATTTGGGACGGGCGATGGGGTGTCGCTGTCACTGGGGGAAGGTGCGGCTATTCTGGGGGCGGGTCGACGGGTGAATCCTGACAACGTGCCTGAACAACGTATACCGCGAAATGCGCCAAGCCTGTGGAATTTGGGGGCCGAGGGAATGAACGTCATGTTCCATGACGGCCGGTTGGAGGCCGATCCCGCCTATGAGGCAGGCATTCGCACCCCGCTAGAGGGCGATATGGTTGCCGGATTTGATTCCGCGCTCTCGGCGCAGGCAATGTTTCCGGTGTTGTCGGCTGATGAGATGGCTGGTCACTACGGAGAGAATGACATTTCGCGCGCCGTACGGCTCGGACAGCTAAGCCATCCGGGCGGGGCTTGGGATCTTATCGCCGCACGGGTCGCTGAGGTTGCCGCGTATCGGCAACGCTTTGACGAGGTGATCGGGACAAATGAACCGATCCGTTTTACCGATATCGGCAATATGCTTGCGGCTTTTATCCGCTTCGAATGGCGGGCAGATGATAGCCCCTTTGATCGCGCCATGATGGGGCATGGGGATCTGCCGGTTGCGGCGGCGCGTGGGCAGGCGTTGTTTTATGGCGTAGCTGGTTGCAGCGCATGTCATTCCGGCTGGTTGCAGACAGACAACGCGTTTTACGCCATCGCGATGCCACAGCTTGGGCCGGGAAAGGCCGCGCGTTTTGAGACACATGCCCGTGATGACGGGCGCTTGCGGGTGACTGGGGATCCTGCTGATGCCTATCGCTTTCGTACGCCATCGCTGCGCAATGTGGCCTTGACGGCCCCCTATGGTCATAGCGGTGCCTATGCTACGCTAGAGGCCGTGGTGCGTCATCATCTCGACCCTGTTACTGGGTTAGACGCCTATGATCGCAGTCAGATCGTTCTGCCAACGCTTGCAGGTGCGTATGACTGGGTGGTGATGGATGATCAGGTCGAGCGTGATCGCATTGCTGCCGCGAATGATCTGGCACCTGTTGTATTGAACGAGAGGGATCTGGCTGATCTTGTGGCCTTTCTTGGGGTGCTCACTGACAGCGCTGCCGCAGCGGGGCGGCTAGGGGTGCCGGAAACGGTACCCTCGGGATTACCGGTGGAGCATTGATCTTGCGGCGCAGGGGCTAGCGTGAAAGCGCGATGTGCTGGTTGGCGGAGATGGTCTGCCAGTTGGTTGTCACGCCGTCGGGCCAGATGATCCGCAGTCGGAGCGTGTGTGCCTGACCCAAACCAAAGTGCAAATCCCCAGCGGATCCACCGGCATGGCCGCCACCAACGGTGATCTCGCGAGTCTGTGTCCGAGTGCCATCGTCCAGCTCAACAAAGGCACCAATGGCTTGGGTGTTTGGCGCAGGGGCGCGCAAGGCGAGGGTGAGCCAGGCCCCGTTCGATGGAGTTGTGTTTTCAAGCAATTCCAACGGTGCACGGCGATTTGAAACGGCCAGATCAAGACGGCCATCCAGATTGAGATCGCGTAAGACGGCCCCGCGCGAGCGCGCCATGCTGGCGATGCCTGCTGTCGCCCCCATGTCAGAAAACCGCCCCTCGACGTCCTGAATCAACAACGTATTCGGATCACGCATCGCGGCGTCTGGCATCTGTTCGACATTGCCCTTGGCCACAAAGATATCATCGCGACCATCGTTGTTCACATCACCAAAATCCGCATGCCATCCGGTTGAGGGCCTGCCATCGCCACCGGTTGTCGGCCGATGCGCGGTGGTGCCGTAGTCATAGGTGACATCGCGGTAGGCCGGACCGCCGGGGCTTGGGTCAAACAGCTGAAATTTTTGATCGCCCATCGACGTGAGATAGACGTCTGGGAACCCGTCACCGTTGATGTCACGCGAGGCAATGCCCATTCCCCAGAGGTGATAAGATGCCCAGCCGTCTTCTGGCTGGTATAGTGCTGGGGGGGTGGTCATCTGCCACATCTGTTCTTGTCCGTTGCGTACATAGTAGTGCCTGTCATTGCTGATGCGCAAATCCGCACGACCACGCGCTGGTCCCTCTGTGGCGCGTTGCCAATTGGTAAATAACATGGACAGTGCACAGTAGCCGGGTTGCAGCCGGGTGGGCGGCGCGTACCGGTTGCCGTCTGGTCGGTAGAGCAGCGTTGCGTCGCAGGCCTCAAACGGGCCATCGGGCTTGCTTCGATCAACGTAGGTGCCAAACGCGAGGGTTGGCAGGCTTTGCCCTGCTTCCCAAGTGGCAGAAAAGGCGGTGGTCCAGTGATTGCCGCTGACAAAGTCAAGAGTATCAAAAGGTTCGAATTGGCAATCGCCAACCCCGCGCAGCAGCTGATCCGGGCCGACACGCAATAGGGCCAGGTCCAGCAGGCCATCACCATCGATATCCAGTGGGTAGGCACCGGTTACACCCATCTGCGCCAGCGTTTCGGGTGTCTCGGCGCGAAATGTCAGCGGCGCGCCAGGGCCTGCGGTACGGTTGACCATCAGTTGCACCGGATTGCTGCCACCTGCAGCGATCAGATCGGGCAGCCTGTCGCCGTTGCAGTCCAATGAGGCAAGGCCGCCCCCGACGAAATGCTCCCATCCACCGTCGTAGACGTGTTTGGGGATAGGGCGTTGCTCAAATAGGGGTTGCTGGGGATCACTCGCCAGGGCGATTTGAGGGAGGGTGACAATAGTCGCAATAATGAGCAAAGCTCTAGCTGACATGGCTGGCCACCTCGCGGATGGTCAGCGCAGATACTTCTTCGATTGCATAAGCGGCCGCGCCTTTGGCCCACATCTGGTTGCCCCAGCCATGCACGCGGACCTCGGGTAGGGGGCCATCCACCTGAACCACCCAGCGGCGCATTTCCTCCACCACTTTGTCGGAGGACAGATAGCCAAAGGCCAATTGCGCCCCTGCCAGAACAATCATCTGGGGATCAAAGATATTGACGATGTTCGCCAGCCCCATCGCAAACATGCGCCCGGCGCGGTCGAGGATGGATTGTGCCATCGTGTCCCCATCGGCCACTGCCGCATATAGCGAGGCAAGATCCTTGTGACGTTCGACGCCGCTGGTGATATTGGCTTCGCGCAATAGCGCGTAGTCGCCGACATAGGCCTCTAGGCAGCCGCGTTGTCCGCATTGGCACAGCGCGCCTTCAAGCTGCACCTTGATATGGCCAAACTCTGCACCGCAGCCGCGCGCGCCGCGATAGATCTGATTGTCGATTACAATGCCCATCCCCACACCATGCTCGACCGTAACCACGACGAAGTTACTGCGGGTGTCGCCTTCGCCAAAAAGATGCTCGGCCTTAGCGACCAGATTGGCATCATTGTCGATAAAGACCGGCATGGTCAGAGAGCGACTAAGATGGCTGCCAAGATCAATGTTGCGCACATTGAGGGACGACGACCAGTAGATGAAGTTGCGTTCCGCATCCATCACACCTGCCATTCCAATGCCGACGCCAGAGATCTGATCACGGGCGAAGCCACCTTTGGCGCAGCTCTGATCCAAGGCCGCAACGATTTTTTCACATAGAGCATCTGGCGACATTTGTCCGCCACGTAGGGGCATCTCGTGGCTGACCAGTTCGGTGCCCTCAAAATCGGTGATCAGTGTTGTAATCGCATGATGGGACAGCTTCAGCCCAGCAATGCGGTGTGCGCTGCCGCGAACCCTAAGCGCGACACGAGGGCGTCCACGTTTGGCGTCGCGGGCGAGATCGGGGCTGACTTCCTCAATCAAGCCAGCCGACAAAAGCTCGGCGGTGATGGCGGTGACTGTCGCAGGGCTGATGCGAGTGATTCGGGCGATGTCGATTCGGGCGATCTGGCCCGCGGCACGAATGGTGTCGAAAACTTGCAAGCGACTGCTTTCGCGCAACTCGTCCGAATGTGAAAGCCTAGCCGATTTTGCCACTAAATTTCCTCCATGTTGTCAGGCCAGTTATCGCGTGGCGCGTCCCGCCGACAAGATATCCATCCGCATGATACATTATTTAATTTGAGTTTCAAAAAAAATAATGTTAGAGATAGCAGGACGGACATGCGGCACGGAGGCACGTAAGTGTTGCAGCAGTCCGCAACGATCCGAGGGAGGAATAACAATGAAGTTTCTGAGTGGAATCTCCGCGATCGCCTTTGCCGCGACAGCTGGCATGGCCTTTGCCGAGGATGTGACCGTTGGCGTGAGCTGGTCGAATTTTCAGGAAGAACGCTGGAAAACTGACGAGGCTGCTATCAAGGCTGCGCTGGAAGCCAAGGGGGCAACTTATGTTTCTGCTGACGCTCAATCATCGTCGGCTAAGCAATTGTCGGACATCGAAAGCCTGATCGCACAGGGAGTTGATGCGCTGATTGTTCTGGCGCAGGACGCCCAGGCTATTGGTCCGGCGGTTCAGGCCGCAGCTGACGAAGGCATTCCGGTTGTCGCATATGACCGCCTGATCGAAGACGGTCGCGCGTTTTATCTGACCTTTGACAACGTCGAGGTGGGCCGGATGCAGGCGCGCGCGGTGCTTGAGGCGCAGCCGAGTGGCAACTATGTGATGATCAAGGGTTCGCCAACCGATCCCAATGCTGATTTCCTGCGCGGTGGTCAGCAAGAGATCATTCAGTCTGCAATCGACAGCGGAGACATCAAGATCGTTGGCGAGGCCTATACTGATGGCTGGCTGCCGGCCAACGCACAGCGCAATATGGAGCAGATCCTGACAGCGAGCGACAACAAGGTTGATGCCGTTGTTGCCTCCAATGACGGCACTGCCGGTGGTGTTGTTGCTGCGCTGACCGCGCAGGGTATGGAAGGCATCGCAGTCTCGGGTCAGGATGGTGATCACGCAGCGCTCAATCGCGTTGCCAAGGGCACACAGACAGTGTCGGTCTGGAAAGATGCCCGCGATCTGGGCAAGGCTGCGGCTGAAATCGCGGTCGAGATGGCCGAAGGCGCCTCAATGGGCGACGTTGCTGGTGGTGCCGCATGGACCTCACCCGCGGGTACCGAACTTACGGCCCGCTTCCTAGAGCCGATCCCGGTCACGGCTGGCAATCTGTCGGTAGTCGTTGACGCAGGTTGGATCACCCAAGAATCACTGTGCCAAGGCGTGACCAACGGTCCGGCGCCATGCAACTAAGCAACGGCTAACCTGCCACTCGCTTTGTTTTAAACCAGCGCGCGCCCGTGAAAGGTCCAAATGGGGCCGGGCGCGCGTCCCCTTCAATACCGCTGATCACTGGAGTTCGGATATGACCGAAACCACGTCTCAGCCGATCCCCAAATACAGCAAGCGTGGCCTCTTCCAGCAATTGGAACTGGACGTCCGCCTATTGGGAATGATCGGTGCCTTTGTCATTTTGTGCGTTGGATTCAACATCCTGACGGATGGTCGTTTCCTAACGCCGCGCAATATCTTTAACCTGACCATCCAGACGGTTTCGGTGGCGATCATGGCCACGGGCATGGTGTTTGTCATCGTGACGCGCCATATTGATCTGAGCGTCGGGGCGTTGTTAGCAACCTGTTCTGCAGTGATGGCCGTGGTGCAGACTGATGTACTGCCGGATATGCTGGGGCTTGGTCTCAATCACCCGGCAACCTGGATCATAACCATGGCGGTTGGTCTGACGGTCGGCACGCTGATTGGCGCCTTTCAGGGTTGGATGGTTGGTTTCCTGACCATTCCGGCCTTTATCGTGACCCTTGGTGGGTTTCTCGTTTGGCGCAACGTTGCATGGTATCTGACGGACGGGCAGACGATTGGCCCGCTCGACAGTACGTTTCTTGTTTTTGGCGGCACCTCAGGAACGTTGGGCACCACGCTCAGCTGGGGGGTAGGTATCGTCGCAACCATATTGGCGTTAGCCGCCTTGTGGAGCAGTCGCCGTGCAAAGCAGGGGCATGGCTTTCCGGTGAAACCCGCCTGGGCCGAAGCTGTGATTGCCGGTACTATTGCGACCGCGATCCTTGGCTTTGTGGCGGTGTTGAACGCCTACCAGATCCCTGCCCGCCGT
This window of the Phaeobacter porticola genome carries:
- a CDS encoding oligosaccharide flippase family protein, producing MHDSNTDASTHSHISQGRGRLALIGVFWSFVNIMVSNGLTVVVFLVTSLLLEPADFGAVALATSIVIWVMTLVPLPLGDAIIQRSDLRQAHLDSAFWLTMLIALACIGGLVFGAPLIASWTNLSSLAIILPVLSLRILFIALGNIPAALVNRRMEFRKIALRTTLANGLGAAGCLLLVLQGYAIWALIMAQVITAVVGCVVSFSTAHWRPGLQLSRNALADLRGFTLFTMGGRMIEPTKINQILLGIVAGPAVLGVFFFARRINEILQELTTGTLLPVTRVLFASLQAEKEQRREAFILASFAAATAAFPLFIGFIIVAPTAIPFVFGSKWLASIYPLQCFSMLGLLMSIGVMQASLVRFSGHAGWWFGFELVVSLSGFAAILIFAPDGLNQIMTALVGISFLLWPIATRKTLQILEISAATYLFDALRPALISVSMMAIALFALRELGPPMYGTPQLLAQFAVSIPTYLIMIFLVGGDRLQQIRARIRGSSNRGAP
- a CDS encoding sugar transferase, which gives rise to MSDFANLDHLRPPTGGCGNAQDRIGVYATVGKRLLDIVLALALLPMLAPVIASLWLLSRRDGGPGFFGHTRIGKDGTPFTCWKIRTMIHGAEDILTDHLKTDATAALEWARDRKLSHDPRITGFGQFLRRSSLDELPQVWNVLRGDMSFVGPRPIVRCELSKYGPAAKVYLSQRPGITGLWQVSGRNDVSYEDRVSFDIDYQQRQTFGFDIKLILLTGLSVVGRTGR
- a CDS encoding aldose epimerase family protein, giving the protein MSPPCPTPPTTLLQHSHLPKDAAQQLRWLDLQNDHLRMRVLNFGAITARLDLRSEDHWQPMVLGYRDAAAYLGDPFYLGAIVGRLANRVGGASFHVLDQRISLDANEGTNQLHGGTAGLGRVFWDIQQANEDTVELRYVSVAGENGYPGRAEIMMQIKLSESGVTYDMSATVDQATPINLAQHNYYTLGVNGDIWGHRLYCEAEHYLRLRQDGTPTGEMASVVGSRFDYSTGRSFGRLDPMRQGTDTHVIFPKAAVSTGADQQREVARLVAPNGMGLRVCSDQPGAQIYTARHLDSTLAAQEQQRLRPFSAVCIEPQGFPDAVNQPGFPSVMVHPDAPYRQSLTLTFTQGEDVQND
- a CDS encoding cytochrome-c peroxidase; translated protein: MIERLAMIGVFSGVLICVSGAVVADGSSQIPDLGPRPEFAPVDPVAAELGQLLFYDPILSGNRNISCASCHHPRFGTGDGVSLSLGEGAAILGAGRRVNPDNVPEQRIPRNAPSLWNLGAEGMNVMFHDGRLEADPAYEAGIRTPLEGDMVAGFDSALSAQAMFPVLSADEMAGHYGENDISRAVRLGQLSHPGGAWDLIAARVAEVAAYRQRFDEVIGTNEPIRFTDIGNMLAAFIRFEWRADDSPFDRAMMGHGDLPVAAARGQALFYGVAGCSACHSGWLQTDNAFYAIAMPQLGPGKAARFETHARDDGRLRVTGDPADAYRFRTPSLRNVALTAPYGHSGAYATLEAVVRHHLDPVTGLDAYDRSQIVLPTLAGAYDWVVMDDQVERDRIAAANDLAPVVLNERDLADLVAFLGVLTDSAAAAGRLGVPETVPSGLPVEH
- a CDS encoding CRTAC1 family protein, which produces MSARALLIIATIVTLPQIALASDPQQPLFEQRPIPKHVYDGGWEHFVGGGLASLDCNGDRLPDLIAAGGSNPVQLMVNRTAGPGAPLTFRAETPETLAQMGVTGAYPLDIDGDGLLDLALLRVGPDQLLRGVGDCQFEPFDTLDFVSGNHWTTAFSATWEAGQSLPTLAFGTYVDRSKPDGPFEACDATLLYRPDGNRYAPPTRLQPGYCALSMLFTNWQRATEGPARGRADLRISNDRHYYVRNGQEQMWQMTTPPALYQPEDGWASYHLWGMGIASRDINGDGFPDVYLTSMGDQKFQLFDPSPGGPAYRDVTYDYGTTAHRPTTGGDGRPSTGWHADFGDVNNDGRDDIFVAKGNVEQMPDAAMRDPNTLLIQDVEGRFSDMGATAGIASMARSRGAVLRDLNLDGRLDLAVSNRRAPLELLENTTPSNGAWLTLALRAPAPNTQAIGAFVELDDGTRTQTREITVGGGHAGGSAGDLHFGLGQAHTLRLRIIWPDGVTTNWQTISANQHIALSR
- a CDS encoding ROK family protein, whose product is MAKSARLSHSDELRESSRLQVFDTIRAAGQIARIDIARITRISPATVTAITAELLSAGLIEEVSPDLARDAKRGRPRVALRVRGSAHRIAGLKLSHHAITTLITDFEGTELVSHEMPLRGGQMSPDALCEKIVAALDQSCAKGGFARDQISGVGIGMAGVMDAERNFIYWSSSLNVRNIDLGSHLSRSLTMPVFIDNDANLVAKAEHLFGEGDTRSNFVVVTVEHGVGMGIVIDNQIYRGARGCGAEFGHIKVQLEGALCQCGQRGCLEAYVGDYALLREANITSGVERHKDLASLYAAVADGDTMAQSILDRAGRMFAMGLANIVNIFDPQMIVLAGAQLAFGYLSSDKVVEEMRRWVVQVDGPLPEVRVHGWGNQMWAKGAAAYAIEEVSALTIREVASHVS
- the xylF gene encoding D-xylose ABC transporter substrate-binding protein, producing MKFLSGISAIAFAATAGMAFAEDVTVGVSWSNFQEERWKTDEAAIKAALEAKGATYVSADAQSSSAKQLSDIESLIAQGVDALIVLAQDAQAIGPAVQAAADEGIPVVAYDRLIEDGRAFYLTFDNVEVGRMQARAVLEAQPSGNYVMIKGSPTDPNADFLRGGQQEIIQSAIDSGDIKIVGEAYTDGWLPANAQRNMEQILTASDNKVDAVVASNDGTAGGVVAALTAQGMEGIAVSGQDGDHAALNRVAKGTQTVSVWKDARDLGKAAAEIAVEMAEGASMGDVAGGAAWTSPAGTELTARFLEPIPVTAGNLSVVVDAGWITQESLCQGVTNGPAPCN
- a CDS encoding sugar ABC transporter permease, whose product is MTETTSQPIPKYSKRGLFQQLELDVRLLGMIGAFVILCVGFNILTDGRFLTPRNIFNLTIQTVSVAIMATGMVFVIVTRHIDLSVGALLATCSAVMAVVQTDVLPDMLGLGLNHPATWIITMAVGLTVGTLIGAFQGWMVGFLTIPAFIVTLGGFLVWRNVAWYLTDGQTIGPLDSTFLVFGGTSGTLGTTLSWGVGIVATILALAALWSSRRAKQGHGFPVKPAWAEAVIAGTIATAILGFVAVLNAYQIPARRLARMLEAQGETMTEGLVVGYGLPISVLILIATAVVMTIVARRTRFGRYIFATGGNPDAAELSGINTRLLTVKIFALMGFLCALSAVVASARLANHSNDIGTLDELRVIAAAVIGGTALSGGFGTIYGAILGALIMQSLQSGMAMVGVDAPFQNIVVGTVLVAAVWIDILYRKRVGARI